From the genome of Megalopta genalis isolate 19385.01 chromosome 13, iyMegGena1_principal, whole genome shotgun sequence:
TATTAGGCATACCTATTGAATGTACATTGTAGTTTCGTTCCTTTATCTAATGTTTGATTATTAATATCCTACAAGtacaatgttatattttataattcaaattaCGATTCtaatttgaattttgttttttaattacAGAAGCATTAAAATTGTAATCGCAAAatctttaaataaatgcaaCTGTATTTACTCTGTGATACGTGTACAGACCGTATACTACTTGTATATGTTTTGTTGAAACTTGTCTATACTCAAAATCTACTGTAACATTAACTGCACTTGAGTAATAAAttcaaacaaataaaaaatgagaAGTATTTCAGATCATAATGTGACATTTGTTTACCTTGATGTCTTTTATAACGTATTTATAGACTTGTACGTTTATTTTTTCAAGatgaagaaataatttattGCTTCTTGTAGACTATACACAGAGGTTAGTGGGAAATTATATGTGCTCATGTGGTACCAgagaaattataaaaaagatTAAGATCACTGCACAAAGTTGTATGTGAAGGATATTCAGTTGATAACAAAAACATTACTGAGTAGTTGAATCAACAAATAGCTTAACGCAAATTCTTTTAAATATTCAAGCCAAAAATAATTCATGGTAAtctgaatatatgtatatatatcgcGTAACACTAATTTCTTGTCAAACATTGTCATGAAATGACTTAGATTTTACTAATTGACTGACAGTAATTATTAGAGCCAACTGTACGTATGTACAATGCACAATATCATAACGCGTCTTATAATCACTTTACTTTTTAACGATCAAATTATTCttttattagaaaaatatgaTACACTATCTAATGATTCGACTTTTAGATATTAAAAATCGATGAATTACCAAATCCTTTTGTAACAATTTCACAGATACATAGCTAAAGCTGGATTATGATACATAATAAATCCATTCGGTATAAAAAATGTCAAAAACATCCTCGGCTTCCGAGGAGGGGAGTTCGAGTCTTAGCTTGACTTCCAAATGCATTAAAATGGAAATTTCGAAAAAAGATCAGCAAATTGATACGTGTGAGAAGATTTACGAAGACAAGTGTCGAATTTGTTTAAAAGGAGCTGCTGAAATTTGTGAACTATTTCGAAATGGAGACGCTATTCCTCGGAAACTTATGGCTGTTGCTTCCGTACAGGTTAGTTCGCTTCTTTTTATCATAATAACAATATGAAAATGAGTTTTTCTTAACTTCGATCATTTTGTTTACACATTCTTTAATGTTTCATGTTGTACATTCTGTATGATTATTGAACAAGTTTTAGGGTTGATGTAATTTGTGCTATTTACTCCAAAAATGACTGAAGCTAACAAGAGTGGATAGCAACTAATTTGAAATTTTGAACAGATGCAATTTAAAAATCACTGTGTTTTCGAATTAGAATTCACTGTATTCCTTCAACTGTTTTATTACAAAACAATTATCAGATAATATGCTGTAAGCAACCTTCTGTTTTAAAACTTCTTACTATTTATTGTGTgttgtaaatattaatttatagcaAACATTTTCAGAATTTGTACAGTATTTGTATTTTTACGTCCAAGTGTAATATATTAAGCTTTgtacataataattttttttacatttactatttgcattattataatatctaccAAATACCTTTAGGTCAAAATTTATTGTTTGAGCTAAAGTAGTTAACTTgtggtaaaatatatatttataaatttttaatttttaattgccATTACAATAACAAATATGTTATGTTTTTAGGTAGAGGAAGGAGATGGTTTGCCACCAGTGATCTGTTTGCCTTGTAATCAACGTTTGGATGAATCCTATGATTTTAAATGTCAAATACAAAGTGCAGATGAAAAACTCCGTCAAATCCTGAAATTAAAAGCTTCTTCCAATAACTCAGGTAGCAGTGCCAGTATAGTTACAGCAATAATCGCTGATGTGATATCTAGTGTAATATCTTCTGAAAAGGAGAACACAGAAAAACAAGAGGAGTGTCCTACAAACTTTTGTCCTGATAATTTTTGTTTCACAAAAGATGATACCTCTTTTTGCTTAAACACAGAAAGAAACTTATTTTGCTACGACAGAGAAACACAAAGTCAATTATGTAGCACAGGAGAGAAAAAAAGCTCTCATGATGTTAATGATTATAAAACTCTTTTAGAGGATCCTTTAgaacaaagtaattcaattaaacAAGAATTGTCTCTATATGATGAAAATAAGGAACATAATGAAACAAGTAATTCTGTAGAACAAGTTAGTCCAGTGAAACATGAAGAATTACATTTGTTCCATGAACATGtgcaacaaaataaaaatactttcTTTAAAGTTGATGTAAATAATGTGGAAGTATCGGAAGACCAACGAATGTTGGACGAAGCATTGAAAATCGAGAGTGTACAAGATGATGAAGAAAAGCCTCTTATATCACGCACAACCAGAATACGATGTACACAATGTATTAAATCCTTCCATACAAATGTGGCCTTACAGAGGCATCTTATGATACATAAAAAGAAAACTAAATTACGATATGTTTGTTACGTTTGTGATAAACAATATTCTACTCTTGCAAAAGTGAAAAATCATGTTGCAATTTGTCATAAGAAGGATGATATCGATGAAACAAGAGTTAGTTGTGAACAAGTGAAAGAAGAAGCAAATATACAAGAAAGGAGAATTAATAATGTCCAAGTAAGTATACATCAATTTTTCTAGTGTTATCACAGagattcatattttattattctatgcTCTATCTTTACTACACTTCCTTCAATCCATACTTGACAGTTTACTTTCTTGTATTTTAGGACAAGAGAATAAAAGGGCAAAAGAACGATGATTCCTTAAAAGAACAACGAAAGAATTTAAAATTTTCTTGTAATATGTGTTCAAAGCAATTTACTTATCAAAAATCTTTTATAACTCATGTTAAGAGTCATCCAGAATATAAATCAGAAGAAGTAGATGAGACTGATCAGTGTTTAGAGAAGGATAAATCAGTAGAGAAcgttgaagaagaagaagaaaacgaagaggaagaagatgaagaagatgaAGAGGATGAAAACATTCCCGTTGAAAGTCTACAGTGTACTCAGTGTGGAAAGTTGTTTGCAACAAAGAGAAATTTGAAGAGGCACCTTTCTACACATAGCGGATTGAAGTACACTTGTGGAACTTGTGGTAAAGGATTTTCAAGGGTAGACAAACTAAAAGATCATGAACAATCAAAACATAAGGCTGAAATATTCGATAGTTCCGATTTAGATGATAAAGATGACTCAGACAGCATAAATAAGGGAAGTTGTTTAGAAGGTAGAAAGAAAGTAAGTAACTTCTTTTTAAGATGTACAATTTGTAGAATATAAGATTTAAAATAGAGAatctttctatttttttcttttttttaaataactattaCAAAGAATAAATATCTTTTAGGATCGTCACAATAGACCACATAAATGTGCAATGTGTCCTAAATCTTTTGCACAGGCTCAATCTCTAACCAATCATATGGAACGTCACACACGTGTTAAAGAGACTCAAAAAAGATTCCTTTGTGAGGTTTGCAGCAAGTGTTTCGCTCAAAGTGGTTCACTCGTTGCACATATGCGTACACATACGGGAGTTAAACCTTATGTTTGTACTGTGTGCAGTAGAGCGTTCACAAAGAGCACTTATTTACAATTACATCTGCGAACACATAGTGGAGAGAAACCTTATATTTGCCAGTATTGTAGTAGAGCCTTTGCACGTGCAAACACATTAGCACGACATATAACTGTGCACACAGGAGAAGCGAAATATCATTGTCAAATTTGTACAAAATCATTTAGAAGACTGACATCATTGAATGAACACACTTATACGCACACTGGTCAACGACCTTATGCGTGTAAAATTTGTACAAAGAGATATAACAATGCAGGTTCATTATATGCACATAGAAAAAAATGTAAGGCGCAGCAGCTATCCAATACTGAATTTGCAGTTTCTGTGGAGGATTCTGTACCCCAACAGGATGTGAACGTGTCACAAGTTTTGATCTATTCACAGAGAAAGTTGATGGAAGATGCCACTGTTGGACAAGTTACACCTACACCGCAGTACATGATTGCAAATGTGCACAATCAAAAAAATTTGGGAGCAAATATTATTCAACCATTTACGGTGGACGATCCAAATGTTTATGCAATTAATTCAAAGCAATTTAAGAGTCCTTATTACGCAATCTATCCAAATATGTAAGATAATAACGTGTGCcgaaaattgattaaaaaatgtctttttttAAAGATATTAGTCTGTTTTTCACCTTACTTTTAAGAAGTGATGGAAACAAATATACTGAATATCTTAGGTAAGTAAGTCAATAGCTTTGTTGGATTTCTTGACACAGTTTAAAAATTTGTGTTTTcacatattatattttaatgtgTAAATCTAATTTTGTAATCGCATAATTACTTACTTTTAGTAATATGAAGAAGTACAGCTTAACCCAGGCCTGGGCGAGTTGCGACTCTTCAGATATCTTCTACACACTCACGCGACACGAGAAAcgatacattttttattatgtGTAGTAATGTGCAtagagtagtagtagtagtggaGCTTGTGACTCGCAGTTGAAATTACTCGCCCAGGCCTGACTTAACCAATGCTGAAAGTATTCatgaatttatatttttactaaATAACAAAAGGTAGTACATTTCTATCTTTTATTATAACAATTTGATTTTGATAATAACGCATTTCAAATTGTTAGACCCACTTCCCTTATTAGGAAGAATTCATTGCATCATCTGTGTTTTTCGTTGGATCCTTTAAATTGCTATCTAATTGATTTAAATTTGGAGAGCTCTTTGTTTCGAGCATTATTACTTCAACAGGTGGTATGTCATCAGTTATTCTTCTCCGCTGTGTTCTCATCATTTGTGTCCATTGAATATGTTGTTTTTGGGGGGCTTCCATAGATCTATGCCTCCTTATAACATATCTTGGACTTCTAGTCTTTAATGCTGTTTTGGATATTGCAGATATATTTGTGTCTGGCAATTGTAAATGAGACATAGAATGGCCCAAGCTTTGACTTGTAGCTGCATGGGGACTATCTTCTGTATTGGCTTTGTAATTGTCAAAGAATTTTTCGGGGTCACATTGTTTCTCTATTTCTGGGGATTGATCTGGAGTTACTACTTCAAACATAGGCAGATTAGAGGCTTCTGAATATTCTCCCCATGGATTAATATCACCAGCGTATACTATAGGCGTATCTATGATTTGTCTTGTAGGATGTGATAAGTTAAACGTACTTGATGGTGACTGAATAAGAGTTTTTGGACTTTTTGTTATAGTATAAAATGGTTTTCGATTTGGATCGAACCGCAAAGTTGAATATTTTCCTAATGACGGGAATTTTTTTGCAACTTCTGTAAAAACTTTTGGTGGCTGTTCCATTTGATCGATCTGTGGCGACGGTTCTTGAATATCAAATTGTAAAACTGTTTCAGGACAGCTTTGATTAGTCTTCGTAGGTGTTTCAGGGTGCAAGTTGATCTGGCTGAAGCAAACGTATCTAACTTAATGAGGCATCATTACGCAGTTAGTTTCCATATAATTTCAGaattgtttaattaaaatttaccgTCTTTCACATGTTGGACTATTATTAGCATGAGTGGCCAGACTCATACTTGACATGTGTAATGATTGTTTtgtttcttcttcatcttcttctatAACATCTGGTAAAAACATTGTTTGCTTTTCTTCTGGAACTCTGTAACCATAAGTGGCATATACGAGTAGcatctaaaaaaattgtttttaatatttctcgTAAAAATGACTAGAAATACTAACGTCATGTGGGCAACACTACCACGATATGTTTTCTTTTTGTAAGCTGCTGCCGCTTCTGTATATGGTAGAATTAAATTTTCAGCATCATAGTAAATATCTTTGACTAACGGTGGACACCGATTCATAAGAATATCTACTCCAAGATACGATACCTACAACAGatgcaaatataaaatattaataagtttaaataattttaaaataattttggcaGTAAGAAGAAATTTATTATCACCTTTATGTGGCGATCAATAATCCAATTCAACTCAAAATCTTCATCATCATCTCCAAATGGATTAATTAATTGTTCTGCTACCTAAAAGCATTTCAGTCTTCTATATAGTGGACACATTTTTGTTTGTTCTGTAGATTTCATTGAAGTAAAAGGTACCTTTAATAATCCCATGAAGAAGAAGAATTGTAGGATCGTGAAAACAGGTATGTAGATGTCTATTTGTAGTTGGAACTGTTTTTCTTTACTTTCTATATATTGCCGACCTATCAACGCAACACCAAAGAAACTATATGTTGCTAATGTCACTACTTGTGTATACACTAATGGAATAGATATCCAATCGTAACTCCATAGGAGCCCGCATTTTGTACGAAATTCATTAAATTCCTATAATCattaaatgttaatttaataaacTTAGCTTTTGATAAAAAGTTACTAGTAATTCTCTATGATACATAGAGGATTAAATAAGGCACAAAGTGTTTTCAAATAATATGGTACCtccataattaattttaatcctTGAGGATCAGGAATTCTTTCTTTTTCACGCGCTTCTTTTAGAAGATTAATAAACCATGTACATGGAATCCAATAAGTATTGAACTCAACACTTGGCACTGCAAGAAACAATTCCAGCTCTAATGATGTCATAAATCCTGTAATACATAAATACCAATATTAGTGATTGTACTAGTGATTTTTAATTTCATGTGATAAAGATattcatataatttttattttgtattcagatgttaatttaatattagccAATAAaaactaatttaataatattagacTATTTCAACTGTTAATCAAATTATTCATATAAAGAAGTtttaatttgtattattctatttgtaaatttataaagcATTATATTTCATCTGTAAatttttcaacatatttttatatatttctcaGAACAtgaaatttataacaaaaatacaaCAAAAAATTGAGGTATACCCAATATGCAGAGCTTTTGAAGACGTAATCAACCAGAAGAGTGTGTATATGTATCTTGATTAAAATGAACTTTTTATTGGAATTTGATGACTTAATCTTAATTGTTCAGACTTCTTGTCACGAGCTTCATCAACTTATCATAGGATTTGGCACATCATTCTAAGTTTCTTGAATATAAAGCAAATATAAGTACATTGTTGCTTCAATACGTGCTATGGATTAAAATTAGTATGTTTATGTTAGGAAAAAACTGTTTTAAATGTAAGGATTTACTTCGTTAATTTAAGTATTTTACCAGAATCAACAACATGTTCAAGTGTTGGAAATCGTTTCTTCACGGCAGAACTAATTGATCTTAAAACGAGTGTTAAGGAAAGATTTAAATATCGCATTAATGCTCTCCGCAGCGTACGAGCATAATCATCATTTCCCGCAATATGTAACGCAATTGAATGCATTACCCTGAAAgaatatattagtataaaaaaaatttgataatttatatatatatatatgtatatattattaaaactcACTTATCAGGCCAAGGTATAGCCTGGTACTGTTGCCACCATCTCTGAGCAACATAAGATACGTAGAATCCAAGAACAAAACTTAAtggaattaaattaataaatttgtcacaataaataacaatttGCTCAAAGTCTCTGGAAGAAAATGTTTcaattaactcttttgtttatcGATCTATCTATCAAGAAGATAAGTTTTCAAATACCAACTTCTTTTGTGTAGCATTAAGTAGATGTCGATAAATGGCAGAAAGTGTAGCAAAAATAAGTAGAAATATTAGAAGTTCCCTATAGATAAGTTTATAAAGTGAACCCCTCCACATAAAAAGGAGCCTGGTGAATCCACCACTTGTGGAATTGGCAACTTGATATTGATATGTCACTGTCATCCTTCATTCATTTAGTACTCATACATTTTGTAATAAATGTTTAATCCAAAACAAAGTAACTTTGCCGTAAAAATAACAATTTCCTTCTTTTCATTGTTAATGTAAACTCTTCTCTTGGGACCCTAAGAACACATAGAAATGAAAAACCAATACATATAGCTGTAtgattaatataatgtatattacatatattattaaaattattacataatacaataatacctCAAGCACGGTGTAACCAAAATGTAATacagtaaaatattgtattaaattaacacaaatgatttagtgaaCAATTTATCCACAATGTTTTGATCAACAAAAAGTTCACCAATTTCAAATCCATTGTATACTTCTGTAAATAATTAtaagcaaatttgatttcttcaataCTTAAATATTTTGTTGGAAATTACGAGAAtgctaaaaaatattaaaagctgttattaaacaaataaaaatcttgattatacatacatatgtatacctcagtaaaaaccagaaaaaaaggatttattttgtaaaaaatCATTGTTATGATAAAGTTGTGAAGTGTCGGCCGTCGGCTTCATAGTTTTTCGGACTATGCACCATAAATAATGTCGGGTATATAGTTTTGGGAGGTACGCCAAAATGCACTGCCGTTAAATATAACTTTAGACATTGAAATAACTGCCGTCTGAGTAAACATACAATTTATTGGAGGTTTGTAACACTCGACCGAAGTGCTGGGCTACGAGATACTATAGTTGATATGTTAACGCCTAGAATTCAAGtatgatctagaaacagttttAATTCTCTGCTGTTTGCACGTAACTCTTCAATCTGTTAAAGAATTGTTTTAAGCATAATTCTCTATAAATCTGATCGAAAAAATATCGTACACGTAAATacgatatttttataaaaaactgtaaaaaatatatatgccTAAATTATTCCATATTTTTATATAACGTGTGTTACGATGATTTTAATAATTGAAAGATAAGTGATATGAATGTTTCTGTAACAACAAATATtcagaaaatggaaaatacttctccattttataatt
Proteins encoded in this window:
- the LOC117224342 gene encoding uncharacterized protein LOC117224342 encodes the protein MALDATEKSYILDARNTYEDGGSLGSEESYDDMRQLVGDKKEESGKFNSLPLASFNFINSIIGSGVIGIPYALHQAGFGLGIALLVVVAGLTDYSLILMVRSGHICGEMSYQGLMRASFGRTGFYILTTLQFFYPFIAMVSYNVVVGDTVTKVLIRVTGMSETNIFAHRQVVIFFATVLVTIPLCLYRNVARLAKISFLSLVCVGFILLAILIRMGTMASIVPSREDSWRFANFPGIVPSVGIMAFAFMCHHNTFLIYESIERATQQKWDVVTHWSLFTSFLIAAAFGIIGYTTFTSFVQGDLMENYCWDDDLMNFARVMFSGTILLTFPIECFVTREVILTAIKGTDELEDHTAYIPNSDRKYLIITLTIVVVAYLISMSTDCLGLVLELNGILAAVPLAYVLPGLCYLKLEEGPVLSPKKLPALGLMTVGVFAAVSGLLLLILNSNTSGSCVHGKEGSSSLSLTSKCIKMEISKKDQQIDTCEKIYEDKCRICLKGAAEICELFRNGDAIPRKLMAVASVQVEEGDGLPPVICLPCNQRLDESYDFKCQIQSADEKLRQILKLKASSNNSGSSASIVTAIIADVISSVISSEKENTEKQEECPTNFCPDNFCFTKDDTSFCLNTERNLFCYDRETQSQLCSTGEKKSSHDVNDYKTLLEDPLEQSNSIKQELSLYDENKEHNETSNSVEQVSPVKHEELHLFHEHVQQNKNTFFKVDVNNVEVSEDQRMLDEALKIESVQDDEEKPLISRTTRIRCTQCIKSFHTNVALQRHLMIHKKKTKLRYVCYVCDKQYSTLAKVKNHVAICHKKDDIDETRVSCEQVKEEANIQERRINNVQDKRIKGQKNDDSLKEQRKNLKFSCNMCSKQFTYQKSFITHVKSHPEYKSEEVDETDQCLEKDKSVENVEEEEENEEEEDEEDEEDENIPVESLQCTQCGKLFATKRNLKRHLSTHSGLKYTCGTCGKGFSRVDKLKDHEQSKHKAEIFDSSDLDDKDDSDSINKGSCLEGRKKDRHNRPHKCAMCPKSFAQAQSLTNHMERHTRVKETQKRFLCEVCSKCFAQSGSLVAHMRTHTGVKPYVCTVCSRAFTKSTYLQLHLRTHSGEKPYICQYCSRAFARANTLARHITVHTGEAKYHCQICTKSFRRLTSLNEHTYTHTGQRPYACKICTKRYNNAGSLYAHRKKCKAQQLSNTEFAVSVEDSVPQQDVNVSQVLIYSQRKLMEDATVGQVTPTPQYMIANVHNQKNLGANIIQPFTVDDPNVYAINSKQFKSPYYAIYPNM
- the LOC117224338 gene encoding bestrophin-4; the protein is MTVTYQYQVANSTSGGFTRLLFMWRGSLYKLIYRELLIFLLIFATLSAIYRHLLNATQKKDFEQIVIYCDKFINLIPLSFVLGFYVSYVAQRWWQQYQAIPWPDKVMHSIALHIAGNDDYARTLRRALMRYLNLSLTLVLRSISSAVKKRFPTLEHVVDSGFMTSLELELFLAVPSVEFNTYWIPCTWFINLLKEAREKERIPDPQGLKLIMEEFNEFRTKCGLLWSYDWISIPLVYTQVVTLATYSFFGVALIGRQYIESKEKQFQLQIDIYIPVFTILQFFFFMGLLKVAEQLINPFGDDDEDFELNWIIDRHIKVSYLGVDILMNRCPPLVKDIYYDAENLILPYTEAAAAYKKKTYRGSVAHMTVPEEKQTMFLPDVIEEDEEETKQSLHMSSMSLATHANNSPTCERRQINLHPETPTKTNQSCPETVLQFDIQEPSPQIDQMEQPPKVFTEVAKKFPSLGKYSTLRFDPNRKPFYTITKSPKTLIQSPSSTFNLSHPTRQIIDTPIVYAGDINPWGEYSEASNLPMFEVVTPDQSPEIEKQCDPEKFFDNYKANTEDSPHAATSQSLGHSMSHLQLPDTNISAISKTALKTRSPRYVIRRHRSMEAPQKQHIQWTQMMRTQRRRITDDIPPVEVIMLETKSSPNLNQLDSNLKDPTKNTDDAMNSS